The Verrucomicrobiota bacterium genome window below encodes:
- the lptD gene encoding LPS assembly protein LptD: MPELTVEALNFNGEFEYDLPSGTATGTNGVMVKYRDMVLTAMRVSINQSNTTLQAEGQVRLVREGQTWLGQQVIYDYKNRFLLATNFRSGQAPLFVSGGSVTSQLSNNTYVAYGAYLTTDDYSEPFQRIRTRKLIIVPNGYVEAHSATLYIGKVPVFYFPYYRRPLGKHVNYWDFTPGYRSTFGPFLYSTYHWYWNDKLDGAMHLDYRVNRGPAVGPDLNMHLGRLGEGQLNYYYTRDTDAGRTPLPGNREIGTDRERFSYTHSLTIDSNTTARLVARYQSDQQMIHDFFEGEYQENVQPSSFLEVEHRWSNWSLNGLGMTRLNRFNDTVERLPDIKLTGFRQQLGESPFYYDSESSFGWYRRLFSYDTLGKYSASRGDTYHQITLPQNYFGWLNVSPRVGGRFTAYSAADGPGATTTDQSRGVFNTGAELSTKLSRVWPAAQNSLLDVKGIRHILTPSINYVYVPTPSARPSELPQFDYEIPSYRMLPIEYPDYNSIDGVDSQNVFRLGLRNKIQTKREGQVENLINWMLASDCRLRPRGQQSSFGDLYSQLDFSPRSWITLSQETRFDTQNSKLRELDHRLTLTPDEVWSFAVGNRFMCRDPFYGITDRQNLYYTQFYYRLNENWAFRTSHHFEAHLGKMQEQYYTVYRDLRSWTAALTLRMRSNVGGKDEVTVAVTFSLKAFPRFRADYEQPNRLLGD; this comes from the coding sequence GTGCCCGAATTGACCGTGGAGGCCCTGAACTTCAACGGCGAGTTTGAATATGACCTGCCCTCGGGCACTGCCACGGGCACCAATGGCGTCATGGTGAAGTACCGCGACATGGTGTTGACTGCCATGCGGGTCAGCATCAACCAATCCAACACCACCCTGCAAGCGGAGGGCCAGGTACGGCTGGTACGCGAGGGGCAGACCTGGTTGGGCCAACAGGTGATATATGATTATAAGAACCGCTTCCTGCTGGCCACGAATTTCCGCAGCGGCCAAGCGCCGCTGTTCGTGTCGGGGGGCTCGGTTACTTCGCAGTTATCCAACAACACCTATGTCGCCTACGGCGCCTACCTCACCACCGATGATTATTCGGAGCCGTTTCAACGCATTCGGACCCGAAAGCTGATCATCGTGCCCAATGGATACGTGGAGGCGCATTCCGCCACGCTGTATATCGGCAAGGTGCCGGTGTTTTATTTCCCGTACTATCGGCGTCCGCTGGGCAAGCATGTCAATTATTGGGATTTCACCCCGGGCTACCGCAGCACTTTCGGGCCATTCCTGTATAGCACGTACCACTGGTATTGGAATGATAAGCTGGACGGTGCCATGCACTTGGATTATCGCGTGAATCGCGGCCCGGCAGTCGGGCCGGATTTAAACATGCATCTTGGACGCCTCGGCGAAGGTCAACTGAATTATTACTATACCCGCGATACAGATGCCGGACGCACGCCGCTGCCCGGCAACCGGGAAATCGGCACGGACCGCGAACGATTCTCATACACGCACTCGCTCACCATCGACAGCAACACCACCGCCCGGCTGGTGGCCCGTTATCAAAGTGATCAACAGATGATCCATGACTTCTTTGAAGGCGAGTACCAGGAAAATGTCCAGCCCAGTTCCTTTCTGGAAGTTGAGCATCGTTGGAGCAACTGGTCCCTCAACGGCCTGGGCATGACCCGGCTGAACCGGTTCAACGACACCGTGGAACGGCTGCCGGACATCAAACTCACCGGTTTTCGCCAGCAGCTCGGGGAATCCCCGTTCTATTACGACAGCGAGAGTTCGTTCGGCTGGTATCGCCGGTTGTTCTCGTATGACACCCTGGGCAAATATTCCGCGAGCCGCGGAGACACCTACCATCAAATAACCCTGCCGCAAAATTATTTTGGCTGGCTGAATGTGTCCCCGAGAGTGGGCGGACGCTTCACGGCGTACAGCGCGGCAGACGGTCCCGGTGCCACCACCACCGATCAATCGCGCGGGGTGTTTAACACTGGCGCGGAACTGTCCACCAAACTGTCCCGCGTATGGCCCGCCGCCCAAAACTCCCTGCTGGATGTCAAGGGTATCCGCCACATCCTCACGCCTTCGATCAATTACGTGTATGTGCCCACCCCAAGCGCCCGGCCTTCCGAATTGCCACAATTTGATTACGAAATTCCCAGCTACCGCATGTTACCCATCGAGTATCCGGACTACAACTCGATAGATGGAGTGGATTCGCAGAATGTGTTCCGCCTTGGCCTGCGCAACAAAATCCAGACCAAGCGGGAGGGGCAGGTGGAAAATCTGATCAACTGGATGCTGGCCTCGGATTGCCGCCTCCGACCGCGCGGCCAGCAGAGTTCTTTTGGCGATTTGTATTCCCAACTGGATTTCAGCCCGCGTTCCTGGATTACCCTTTCGCAGGAAACCCGGTTTGATACCCAGAACAGCAAACTCAGGGAATTGGATCACCGGTTGACCCTGACACCAGACGAGGTATGGAGCTTCGCAGTCGGCAATCGTTTCATGTGCCGCGATCCGTTCTATGGCATTACTGACCGGCAAAACCTGTACTACACCCAGTTCTATTATCGCCTGAACGAAAATTGGGCCTTCCGCACCTCCCACCATTTCGAAGCGCACCTGGGAAAAATGCAAGAGCAGTATTATACGGTGTACCGCGACCTGCGCAGTTGGACGGCGGCGCTGACGCTCCGCATGCGTTCCAACGTGGGTGGCAAGGACGAGGTTACCGTGGCGGTTACCTTCTCGCTCAAAGCGTTCCCACGCTTCAGAGCGGATTATGAACAGCCCAACCGATTGTTAGGCGACTGA
- a CDS encoding cellulase family glycosylhydrolase, translating into MTHLQNLFMVLVAASSLAAAPDAQPQWLPASPEKLPRWRGFNLLEKFQLGSGRKPFVEEDFKLISQWGFNFVRLPMDYRLWIKNGNWEEFDEPTLKEIDQAVAWGGQYGVHVCLNFHRAPGYTVAKPAEKTSVWTDPETQRVCALHWGTFAKRYKGIPSERLSFNLMNEPAGVDAKTYAEVVRLLATAIHKEDPNRLVIADGLQWGTVASPELKGAGVAEATRGYTPMEISHYKASWTGGERYPVPVWPRPLSASGCLLSPAKPEGSHPMVIEGPFAEATTLRLHVKVVSSAANLRVTADDKIVLEKQFKCGPGKGEWKTAILHPKYNVYQNMYDRDYETVVPAGTKQVQIQVTSGDWLEISELGFKPASSPREDLLPLDLAFGKKPEPFRYAPQANGPAFLNMKYQDRQWLWDNCIVPWKELENKGVGVIVGEWGAYNKTPHDVFLRWAEDCLQNWQQAGWGWSLWNFRGSFGVLDSERTDVQYEIVGDHKVDRKFLDLLRKY; encoded by the coding sequence ATGACGCACTTACAGAACTTATTCATGGTACTCGTAGCGGCCAGTTCGCTAGCGGCGGCACCGGACGCGCAACCGCAATGGCTGCCGGCCAGCCCGGAGAAGTTACCACGCTGGCGCGGGTTTAATCTGTTGGAGAAGTTCCAGTTGGGCAGCGGGCGGAAACCATTTGTGGAAGAGGATTTCAAATTGATCTCGCAATGGGGCTTTAATTTTGTCCGGTTGCCCATGGATTACCGGCTCTGGATCAAGAACGGCAACTGGGAGGAATTTGACGAGCCCACGCTCAAAGAAATTGATCAGGCAGTCGCGTGGGGCGGCCAGTACGGCGTCCATGTCTGCCTGAATTTTCATCGTGCGCCTGGTTACACGGTCGCCAAGCCGGCGGAGAAAACCAGTGTCTGGACGGATCCGGAAACGCAGCGGGTTTGCGCTCTGCACTGGGGCACCTTTGCCAAGCGCTATAAAGGCATCCCCAGCGAGCGGCTGAGCTTCAACTTGATGAATGAACCGGCGGGTGTTGATGCGAAAACATATGCCGAGGTTGTGCGCCTATTGGCGACGGCCATTCACAAAGAGGATCCCAACCGGCTGGTCATCGCGGATGGGTTGCAATGGGGCACAGTGGCTTCACCGGAACTCAAGGGTGCGGGCGTGGCCGAGGCGACCCGTGGTTATACGCCGATGGAGATCAGCCATTACAAGGCGAGTTGGACGGGCGGCGAACGCTACCCGGTGCCCGTCTGGCCGCGGCCCCTCTCCGCCTCCGGCTGTTTGCTCAGCCCGGCCAAGCCGGAGGGCTCGCACCCAATGGTGATCGAAGGCCCATTTGCCGAGGCCACCACGTTGCGCCTGCATGTCAAAGTGGTGTCCTCCGCCGCCAATTTGCGGGTGACGGCAGACGATAAAATCGTTTTGGAAAAGCAATTCAAGTGTGGTCCAGGCAAGGGCGAATGGAAGACGGCCATCCTGCACCCGAAGTATAACGTGTACCAGAATATGTATGACCGGGATTATGAAACCGTGGTACCCGCCGGTACCAAGCAGGTGCAGATCCAGGTTACCTCGGGCGATTGGCTGGAAATCAGCGAACTCGGATTTAAACCGGCATCCTCCCCCCGTGAGGACCTGCTCCCCTTGGATCTCGCCTTTGGCAAGAAACCAGAACCGTTCCGCTATGCGCCGCAGGCCAACGGTCCGGCGTTCCTGAATATGAAATACCAGGACCGGCAATGGCTTTGGGACAATTGCATTGTGCCGTGGAAGGAGTTGGAGAACAAAGGGGTCGGCGTTATCGTCGGCGAGTGGGGCGCGTATAACAAGACGCCGCACGACGTTTTCTTGCGCTGGGCGGAAGACTGCCTGCAAAATTGGCAGCAAGCCGGCTGGGGTTGGTCATTATGGAATTTCCGCGGCAGCTTTGGGGTGCTGGACAGCGAACGCACCGATGTGCAGTATGAAATCGTCGGCGACCACAAGGTGGATCGCAAATTTCTGGATTTGCTGCGCAAATACTAG